In Helianthus annuus cultivar XRQ/B chromosome 9, HanXRQr2.0-SUNRISE, whole genome shotgun sequence, the following are encoded in one genomic region:
- the LOC110876184 gene encoding uncharacterized protein LOC110876184 — protein sequence MASKMDELKGMINVMQEKKGTRKCTYKEFMACNPLPFKGEIDPIACQRWIASTKAVFIRSHCEKEDQVMFATGLLQLRAKDWWDVYSKELGEEKVQVLTWQEFKEPFLKYHCPQSAIDKIQEDFLHLRQKDETIDEITNVFLDKLKFCKDIAGTERMKINRYYGMLKAEYREFIIPAKCETLNELIDLARDREIEIRRQVERGEKRVSENVSSSSPSKKPKFQDQSKKDKAKGSIPKCKTCGKLHTGECLKGKKGCYNCGQEGHPYYRCPNPSRTCYNCFQPGHIKAECPKLQQKTDKEARKEEAPRAKGRMFQITTEEAKDHPNVVSSIFSLNSMPTYVLFDTGASRSFVSSELVSHPSFRIERMHVPLKVEIADSKSYLLHEVCRNCEIIIEDEKFAIDLIPMILGEFKVIVGMDWLAKHQAEI from the coding sequence ATGGCGAGTAAGATGGACGAGTTAAAGGGAATGATTAATGTAATGCAAGAAAAGAAAGGAACTCGCAAGTGCACATACAAAGAATTTATGGCGTGCAACCCGTTACCATTCAAAGGAGAAATTGATCCTATAGCATGTCAAAGGTGGATTGCAAGTACGAAAGCAGTGTTCATAAGGAGTCATTGTGAAaaggaggatcaagtgatgttcgCCACCGGTTTGCTACAACTCCGAGCTAAGGATTGGTGGGATGTTTATAGTAAAGAGCTTGGGGAAGAAAAAGTTCAAGTCTTGACATGGCAAGAGTTCAAGGAACCTTTTCTGAAGTACCATTGTCCGCAATCTGCCATTGACAAGATCCAAGAAGATTTCTTACATCTTCGTCAGAAAGATGAAACCATTGATGAAATCACCAACGTTTTCCTTGACAAGCTGAAGTTCTGTAAAGATATAGCAGGAACGGAAAGAATGAAGATAAACCGTTATTACGGTATGTTGAAGGCTGAATATCGGGAGTTCATAATTCCCGCTAAATGTGAAACTTTGAATGAGCTCATTGACTTGGCCCGAGATAGGGAGATTGAAATAAGAAGACAGGTAGAAAGAGGTGAAAAGAGAGTATCTGAGAATGTTTCCAGCTCGAGCCCTTCAAAGAAACCAAAATTTCAAGATCAAAGCAAGAAGGATAAGGCGAAGGGTAGTATTCCGAAATGCAAAACGTGCGGAAAGTTACACACGGGGGAGTGTTTGAAAGGGAAGAAGGGCTGTTACAATTGTGGTCAAGAAGGACACCCATACTATAGGTGTCCAAATCCTTCCAGAACGTGTTACAACTGTTTCCAACCGGGTCATATTAAGGCTGAGTGTCCCAAGCTTCAACAGAAAACCGATAAGGAAGCAAGAAAGGAGGAAGCCCCAAGAGCTAAGGGGAGGATGTTTCAGATCACAACCGAAGAAGCGAAGGACCACCCGAATGTTGTATCAAGTATATTCTCATTGAACTCGATGCCTACGtacgtgttatttgatactggtgccagTAGATCGTTTGTATCCAGTGAACTAGTGTCACACCCCTCTTTTAGAATCGAAAGAATGCATGTACCATTAAAAGTAGAGATAGCCGATAGTAAGAGTTATTTGTTGCACGAAGTTTGTAGAAATTGTGAAATAATCATTGAAGACGAGAAGTTTGCCATTGACCTTATTCCCATGATATTGGGGGAATTTAAGGTTAtagttggcatggattggctagCTAAACATCAGGccgaaatttaa